DNA sequence from the Mus caroli chromosome X, CAROLI_EIJ_v1.1, whole genome shotgun sequence genome:
CTTGTTAGGAATTCCCAGCCCTTGGAGAGCAAGGAAGGAACAAAGTTTCCAATTGCATCCTGGCCTGCAGCCCAGCTGGCCTGGCCCCTCCTCCTTGGCTCCTCCTTCTAGGGAAGGACTGAAAAAGAAGGGGTGGAAGTAGTGACCGGGTAGCATTGGCAGGGGATAGGGAGGGGGACTGCCCCTGGGACAGGTCCAGACTCATGGAACCCCCCTGGAGGAGCAGCAGGTAGGAACCTGGGCCACTTAACCTGATCCCCTTCTTCCTGCTCAGACCTAGACTCACTGCCCGGGCTGCTGATTCAGCTGCCTTCTAGCTTCCTGGTTTCTGGCTCCCTTTCTGTACTCTTGAAGGCCTTTGGTTTAGGAGAGGGACCAACTTGAGTGGGTGAATTACTGGGCATCTGAAAGCTAGCTCCGTAAGGACCTAGGAGCCTAAAAGCAGCATGGTCCGTGGCCTCTGAAAGGTGACCTTCCTGACTGCCCTGGCGTTATCCTAGCACACGGGCAGCCTGCGTGCTCCAGCCACTGACATTCTGATGCCAGCATTCCAGCAACCTGAGGGTGCCTGAGGCTCAGATGCAGTGAAACATTGAATCAGGGACCAGGAGTGTCTGGCGCATAGAGGATACTTGAGAAACAGCCACTCTGATGACAAGAGCTATTTGGAGTTTCAGATATGAATTCTTGTGTTCAAAGTATCTCTGTAAAAAACTTGGGTATCTTCTGACTTGTAATGAATGCATTAGAGAGTGGGCAGCTGGCCTGAACTACAGCCCCATTTCTGACTTTTGCTTGGACTCTTGAATGGCCAATACTGACCATCTACCTTTAGGGGCTTATGGAGACAGGGGCTGGCTGACCTGGAGGTTCCACTTTCAGCTCGTCCTAGCTGTGGCCACCTGTGTTGGATAGGGCCGGGAGAAGGCCTTTAGCCCCCCTATTTActgtccctcctcttccctctttctattttctggacTTTAATCACATCAAGCAGGTGCCAGAGGGGCCTTTAGACTGTGcactaggggtgggggtggggtgcagcaGAGGGGTGGAGTGTGGGCCCAGCCTTGGGATGTGTGGGGGACAGTAAAGGCCTTGGAAGCAAAAGAATCCTCCTTGGAACCACCCTGTCCTCTACCTTGCCTTCCACCTCTAGCTCTGAGTCCTATCCTGTCACCAAGACCACTGAGATCCTGTCAGTCTTCTCTGCCCTCAGCCCCCTCTGCTCTGATATTCTCTGgctctccctgtcttctctctgtgtcttttgtctggccctttctctgtctccctcttcctctttctccttttctgtctctttcggtttctctctgtcttttcctctgctccttcagtgccccaccccaccctaacTTGTCCCaggcccctcttccctcctcccctacctTCATATGAGAGGTTTTCTCTAAGGGGAACCCTTGCATCCACCCACacatccttttccttctctttcatacctcttctgcttccttcctaccttccccTGTGGTGTCTGGTGTGAGGAGGgctcctttttcccttccctgctGTGGTGTCCCAGCGTCTCTCAGTGACCCAGGTCCCCATGGAGTCACCTGGAACACAGGAGGCCCAAGCCTGGCTTTCGTCTCTACTGCCCCCTGTTGTCATTGTGTTCTGTTTGTGGTTGAGTGCTGTCCTCTCTTTCTTGACTttgtggttttttctttttccttccttccttccttccttccttccttccttccttccttccttccttccttccctttctccttccctctcttcttccctcctttccttccccttcctcctctctcctgccatGCCTCCTtcactccttttctccttcccttcctttcctcttcctccctccttccttcctccctctactcttccctctcaccttcctttcctgtcttcccctctcccatcatatcttccttcctttccttcctcctacccctttcctctcctcttcctctcctataagctttccctttccccacccccacccactcttACCCCcttgtccccaccacccaccgtgcctctcccctccttccctgtctctttctctgtctctttttccctGTCTCTTGCTGTCTCTCAGGTCCACAGCGTCTCATACTCTACACCAGTATTGCTGTCCTACTCAGGTCCTTGACTCCATGAAGCTTACCCCCTCAGGCAGGCTGGCAGAGAGCAGGTAAGAGCTAGACCTATCCTCCCCCagtcctttcctccttccaaaccaaTATGCACCATCATTGCCAgacaccccccaacccctgccctgTGTCCCCTAGTCCCCCGTGTGACTGTGGAGTGGTTTTTTTGAATGTGTCTCTGGAGACTAAAGAGGACCTTTGGaatctatttgtattttattcttttttttttttttaaagaaatccatACTAAGAGGCCTGCCTTAGCTGGGAGTGGTTGGTTTTGGAATATGTTGCACCTGAAGGATGTTCGGAAGTATGAATAGGAGACTGCCATTTGGGTAGACTGGAAGGATTTTTAGGCAGAGAGAAGAATCTGCCTACATTGTTTTCAAGTTAATCagaaatcttattttatatttctgattAGAATTCAACAAGAGGAAGTTTTAAAAGTGATATCAAAAAAGGGAGGTCCAGCAGTGTGGTGTCTTACACCTtggtcccagtactcaggaggcagaggcaggcagatctctgtgagttcaaagccagtctggtctgcacagtgagttcaaggctagctgggACTACACAATGAGATCCCACctcaataaatgaacaaaacaaaacatcttgcATTTAAAAGGAAGTGAGAATGGATAGACTATttagaataaattaaattatgaGACATTACATTTCACGGCCCATGAGCTATTTCCATAGAGGCCTAGAAGAAAATCTGTAGTTTCCAGTGCTTtattttctgtggtgctggga
Encoded proteins:
- the Iqsec2 gene encoding IQ motif and SEC7 domain-containing protein 2 isoform X6; amino-acid sequence: MEPPWRSSRSTASHTLHQYCCPTQVLDSMKLTPSGRLAESREEEEEEETEEEEEEDAHQFCCPASECSSPSSR